The sequence CTCGTCGAGAACGACGTCCTCGGGCCGCTGATCGCGCGCCGTGCGCCGCCGCTCGCGCAGATCGCCCCGGAGCGTACGCTCTACGTCACGACCTTCACCAAGACCGTGATGCCCGGCCTGCGCATCGGCTATCTCGCCGTGCCCGACCGCTACGTCGCCGCGGCGGCCAACCGCCATCTCGTCACGATGTGGATGGCGACGCCGATCATGGCCGAGATCGCCAGCCGCTGGGTCGCGGACGGGACGGCCTCGGCCTTGGTCGCGTGGCAGCGCGAGGCGCTGCACGGGCGGCACCGGATCGTGGCGGAGGCGCTGGAGGGGATCGCCTACCGGGCGCATCCCGAGAGCCTGCACGTCTGGGCGCCGCTGCCGGCGACCCATTCCGAGAGCGCCTTCGTCAGCCAGGCGCGCGCCCAGGGCGTGGCCATCGCGCCCGGCCAGAGCTTCCGCATCGGCGACGGCCCGTCCACGGCGGCGGTGCGCATCTCGCTGGGCTCGACCGACGCCGACGAGCTGCGCATCGGCCTGCGCCAGATCGCGCACCTGATCCACGCCGGGTCCGAGCCCGTGCTGCTCGCGATCTGAGCGCATCGCTCAGGAATGATGCGTTGGCGGCAATATTGTACTGATTTTATTTTCGCGATTGACATGAAATTGCCCTGACGTCACCGTGAGCGCCATCTCATCGCAGGATAGCGAGGCGCCCCGGTGATCCAGGCCAACGCGACCGCTCCCATCATCGAGGTCGACCGCGTCTCGAAGAGCTTCGGCGACTTCAAGGTGCTCGACGAGCTGACCTTCAGCGTCGCGCCGGCGGAGAAGCTCGCGCTCATCGGCCCGTCGGGCTCGGGGAAGACGACGATCCTGCGCATCCTGATGACGCTCGAGACCATCGACGGCGGGCACATCCGCGTCGAGGGCGAGGAGCTCTTCCACATGGAGAAGGCCGGCCGGCTCGCGCCGGCGGACGACGCGCACCTGCACCGGATGCGCGCCAAGATCGGCATGGTCTTCCAGCTGTTCAACCTCTTCCCGCACATGTGCGTGATCGACAACGTCACCCTCGCGCCGACGCTGACGAAGGGCGTGCCGAAGGAGGCGGCGCAGCGCCGCGCCATGGAGCTGCTCGACATGGTGGGCCTCGCCGACAAGGCGAAGGCGATGCCCGCCCAGCTCTCCGGCGGCCAGAAGCAGCGCGTCGCCATCGCCCGCGCGCTCGCGCTGGAACCGAAGATCATGCTGTTCGACGAGGTCACGTCGGCCCTCGACCCCGAGCTGGTCGAGGAGGTGCTCAACGTCATGCACCGGCTCGCCCGCGAGACGGACATGACCATGCTCCTCGTCACCCACGAGATGGGCTTCGCGCACGACTTCGCCGACCGGGTGATGTTCTTCGACCGCGGCCGCATCATCGAGCAGGGCCCGCCCTCCGACATCTTCACCAACCCGCGGGAGGAGCGCACGCAGACCTTCCTGCGCAAGATCATCGCGGCCGGACACCGCGTTTGAGCGCCGGCCCGCCTATCCGCGGCGCCGGACGAAAGTGCGTCGAGACGCAAGAAGAAAGGGGAACCAGGACCATGACCATCGCCCTCCTCTCCCGCCGGCTGGCCGCCGTCGCGCTGATCGGCGCGGCCGCCGCCTTCGCCGGCCCCGCCACGGCGCAGGACGACGCCCGCATCCAGGAGCTGCGCGACCAGGGCTTCGCCCGCATCGCCATCGCCAACGAGCCGCCCTACACCGCGGTCAACCCGGACGGCACGGTCTCCGGCGCCGCGCCCGACCTCGCGCGCGAGATCTTCAAGCGCATGGGCATCGACGACGTCGCCGCCTCGGTCTCCGAGTACGGCGCCATGATCCCGGGCCTGCAGGCCGGTCGCTTCGACGCGGTGACGGCGGGCCTGTTCATGCGCCCCGAGCGCTGCGCCGCGGTCGCCTATTCCGAGCCGATCCTGTGCGACGCCGAGGCCTTCGCCGTGAAGGCGGGCAACCCGCTCAACCTGAAGACCTTCGCCGACATCGCCGCCCATCCGACCGCGACGATCGGCGCGCCGGGCGGCGGCACCGAGGAGCGCCTCGCGCTCGAATCCGGCGTGCCGCGCGACCGCGTCATCGTCGTGCCCGACGGCCAGAGCGGCATCAACATGCTCCAGGACGGGCGCATCGACGTCTATTCGCTGCCCGTGCTGTCGATCTCGGACCTGCTCGCCCGCGCCCAGGACGAGAACCTCGCCATGGTCGCGCCCATCGCCGACGCGCCGGTCTATTGCGACGGCGCCGCCTTCCGCCGGCAGGACACGGCGCTTCGCGACGAGTACGACCGCATCCTCGCGGAGATGAAGGAATCGGGCGAGTTCGCCGCGATCATCGAGCCCTACGGCTTCTCCGCGGCGGCCGCGATGAGCACGAGCCGCGAGAAGCTCTGCTCGGGCGGCTGATCCGTCGTCCGCGGCGCGCCGCCCGTCGGCGCGCCGCTCTCTCGCCCACCCCCGCGGCCCGTCGAGACGCCTCGCCATGGACTATTCCGGCTACATCACGCTGATCCTGCAGGGCGCCCTCGTCACGGCGCAGCTCACCGTGATGGGCTGCGCGCTCGCGCTCGTCATGGCCTTCATCGCCGGGCTCGGGCGGCTGTCGCGCTTCGCCTGGGCGCGGGCGATCGCCACGGCCTACATCGAGTTCTTCCGCGGCACCTCGGTCTTCGTGCAGCTGTTCTGGGCCTATTTCGTGCTCCCGCTGCTCGGCGTCGAGCTCACCCCGCTGCAGGCGGGCGTGCTGGCGCTCGGCCTCAACGTCGGCGCCTACGGCGCGGAGGTGGTGCGCGGGGCCGTCCAGTCCATCGGCAAGGAGCAGCGCGAGGCCTGCGTTGCGCTCAACCTCACCCGCTTCCAGGCCCTGCGCTGGGTGGTGCTGCCCCAGGCCGTCGTGCTGATGCTGCCGACCTTCGGCAACAACGCCATCGAGCTGCTCAAGGCGACGGCCATCGTCTCCCTGATCTCGATCTCGGACATGACCTTCCAGGCGCAGGTCATGCGCGCCCAGACCGGCGACACGCTCGTGCCCTTCGGCACCATCATGATCCTCTACTTCCTGTTCGCGCTCGCGATCGCGGGCGGGATCAGGGCGCTGGAGCGCCGCCTCACGCGCGGCCTCGACGGCGTGCGGGCCTGAGGGAGGAGACCGCCATGCTCTGGGACTGGTCCTTCGCCATCTCCATCATCCCGACGCTGTGGGAGGGCGTGAAGATCACGATCCTCGCGACGCTGCTCGGCTCCGTCCTCGCCGCGATCGTGGGCCTCGCCATCGCGCTGCTGCGCCGCTCGAAGAACCTCCTCGTCTGCAAGCCGGTGGCGTTCTTCGCGGAATTCATCCGCGGCACGCCGCTTCTCGTCCAGCTCTACGTCCTGTTCTACGTCCTGCCGGACATCGGCATCACGCTCTCGCCGCTGATGGCGGGGGTGATCGGGCTCGGCCTGCATTACGGCACCTACACGGCCGAGGTCTATCGCGCGGGCATCGACAACGTGCCCCGCGGCCAGTGGGAGGCGGCCAAGGCCGTCAACCTCACGCCCGCGCAGACCTGGACGCGCATCGTCATGCCCCAGGCCGTGCCGCCGATGATCCCGGCCCTGGCCAACTACTTCATCGCCATGTTCAAGGAGACGCCGCTCCTCTCGGCGATCACCATCCTCGAACTGATGAACCAGGCCCGCTCCATCGCGAACTTCAACTACCGCTACATCGAGCCGATGACGATGGTGGGCGTGTTCTTCCTCGTCATCAGCCTGATCTCGGTCTTCGGGCTGCGCTGGCTCGAGCGGCGCTACGGGCGGGTCGGATCATGAGCGACGCGCCCGTTCCCCGAGCGCTCGACCTGCCGCTCGGCTTCGACGCCGAGCCGGTGGGAAGGCGCATCGGTCTCGTCGTCCTCGCCACCGATCACACGACGGAGCCCGATTTCGCCCGCATGGTCGCGGCGCCCGACGTCGGCGTGTACGTCGCGCGGATCGCCTACGCCAACCCGACGACGCCGGAGAACCTCCGGGCCATGCAGCCCGATCTCGCCCGGGGCGCGGCCCTGCTGCTGCCGGAGGAGCGGCTCGACGCGATCTGCTATTCCTGCACCTCGGCCTCCGTCGTCATCGGCGACGACGCGGTCGCGGCCGCGATCCGGGAGGG comes from Salinarimonas sp. and encodes:
- the ehuA gene encoding ectoine/hydroxyectoine ABC transporter ATP-binding protein EhuA, which encodes MQANATAPIIEVDRVSKSFGDFKVLDELTFSVAPAEKLALIGPSGSGKTTILRILMTLETIDGGHIRVEGEELFHMEKAGRLAPADDAHLHRMRAKIGMVFQLFNLFPHMCVIDNVTLAPTLTKGVPKEAAQRRAMELLDMVGLADKAKAMPAQLSGGQKQRVAIARALALEPKIMLFDEVTSALDPELVEEVLNVMHRLARETDMTMLLVTHEMGFAHDFADRVMFFDRGRIIEQGPPSDIFTNPREERTQTFLRKIIAAGHRV
- the ehuB gene encoding ectoine/hydroxyectoine ABC transporter substrate-binding protein EhuB, with protein sequence MTIALLSRRLAAVALIGAAAAFAGPATAQDDARIQELRDQGFARIAIANEPPYTAVNPDGTVSGAAPDLAREIFKRMGIDDVAASVSEYGAMIPGLQAGRFDAVTAGLFMRPERCAAVAYSEPILCDAEAFAVKAGNPLNLKTFADIAAHPTATIGAPGGGTEERLALESGVPRDRVIVVPDGQSGINMLQDGRIDVYSLPVLSISDLLARAQDENLAMVAPIADAPVYCDGAAFRRQDTALRDEYDRILAEMKESGEFAAIIEPYGFSAAAAMSTSREKLCSGG
- the ehuC gene encoding ectoine/hydroxyectoine ABC transporter permease subunit EhuC, which translates into the protein MDYSGYITLILQGALVTAQLTVMGCALALVMAFIAGLGRLSRFAWARAIATAYIEFFRGTSVFVQLFWAYFVLPLLGVELTPLQAGVLALGLNVGAYGAEVVRGAVQSIGKEQREACVALNLTRFQALRWVVLPQAVVLMLPTFGNNAIELLKATAIVSLISISDMTFQAQVMRAQTGDTLVPFGTIMILYFLFALAIAGGIRALERRLTRGLDGVRA
- the ehuD gene encoding ectoine/hydroxyectoine ABC transporter permease subunit EhuD — translated: MLWDWSFAISIIPTLWEGVKITILATLLGSVLAAIVGLAIALLRRSKNLLVCKPVAFFAEFIRGTPLLVQLYVLFYVLPDIGITLSPLMAGVIGLGLHYGTYTAEVYRAGIDNVPRGQWEAAKAVNLTPAQTWTRIVMPQAVPPMIPALANYFIAMFKETPLLSAITILELMNQARSIANFNYRYIEPMTMVGVFFLVISLISVFGLRWLERRYGRVGS